A stretch of Myxococcus hansupus DNA encodes these proteins:
- a CDS encoding RluA family pseudouridine synthase → MVAPDTREHRAPPEARGERVDQYLARAFPDLTRSRIHGLIEDGHVLSDGQPAKPARRLRGGELLVLHIPAPVPAVPLAEELPLAVLHEDRDLVVVDKAAGMVVHPGAGHASGTLVNALLHRVKDLAGVGGELRPGIVHRLDKDTTGCLVVAKNEQALVALQKAFKTRAVEKTYLALVHGVPPAEGRIETLYGRHPIHRQRFTGKVKEGKTAITLFRVLESFDGAALVEVDLLTGRTHQIRVHLAEAGHPLLCDALYGAGRKAKGAAAEVQEKLGRQALHAWRLAFEHPRTGKALKLEAPIPPDLDAALTLLRGSAPAPVREAPAARKAPTRKRTTGRTR, encoded by the coding sequence GTGGTAGCGCCCGACACGCGAGAGCACCGCGCTCCGCCCGAAGCCCGCGGCGAGCGCGTGGACCAGTATCTCGCGCGCGCCTTCCCGGACCTCACGCGCTCGCGCATCCATGGCCTCATCGAGGACGGACACGTCCTCTCCGACGGCCAGCCCGCCAAGCCGGCCCGAAGGCTGCGCGGCGGCGAGCTGCTCGTCCTCCACATTCCCGCGCCGGTCCCCGCCGTTCCGCTGGCCGAGGAGCTGCCCCTCGCCGTGCTGCACGAGGACCGTGACCTCGTCGTCGTCGACAAGGCCGCGGGCATGGTGGTGCACCCTGGCGCGGGGCACGCCTCCGGCACGCTCGTCAACGCGCTGCTGCACCGGGTGAAGGACCTGGCCGGCGTGGGCGGCGAGCTGCGGCCCGGCATCGTCCACCGGCTCGACAAGGACACCACCGGCTGCCTCGTCGTGGCGAAGAACGAGCAGGCGCTGGTGGCGCTGCAGAAGGCCTTCAAGACGCGCGCGGTGGAGAAGACGTACCTCGCGCTGGTGCACGGCGTGCCGCCCGCGGAAGGCCGCATCGAGACGCTCTACGGCCGTCACCCCATCCACCGGCAGCGCTTCACCGGCAAGGTGAAGGAGGGGAAGACCGCCATCACCTTGTTCCGCGTCCTCGAGTCCTTCGACGGCGCGGCGCTGGTGGAGGTGGACCTGCTCACCGGCCGCACGCACCAGATTCGCGTGCACCTGGCCGAGGCCGGGCACCCGCTGCTGTGCGACGCGCTCTACGGCGCCGGGCGCAAGGCGAAGGGCGCCGCGGCCGAGGTGCAGGAGAAGCTGGGCCGGCAGGCGCTGCATGCCTGGCGCCTGGCCTTCGAGCACCCGCGCACGGGCAAGGCCCTGAAGCTGGAGGCGCCCATCCCGCCGGACCTCGACGCGGCGCTGACGCTGCTGCGAGGCAGCGCCCCCGCGCCGGTGCGTGAAGCCCCCGCGGCCCGGAAGGCGCCGACCCGCAAGCGGACTACAGGCCGGACACGCTGA
- a CDS encoding transglutaminase TgpA family protein, with amino-acid sequence MRKGTRLRLVLRDLGSGFAFGSMAVSGQLPVWSLALYGLALVLALMNTRPFANRVKLTALLLLAVAVTLGTNVLAGSLNLVVAACAFAGLISAQRLLSTPDSATDGQVHLSGLLMVAGGAALSGELIYGLFLIVFGVMASIALALGVVEAAVPEGEPVPVRSVMGPLAKGVTFAVLGAVAFFVLFPRLNWNMIGPTASPGLGVATAGFSNSVRLGGSGTIKDNPRIVLRATLTPDPERDSLNAYWVGRTYDVFDGQEWSNARQTPGPFEFMTTLRPGRDNLIHQRMELMPAYGARTLVALETPSRLGNAFINTQRGSRRTHISEQGGGEVRFRDSGISYTYEAYSLPPGSTGDEVRDLPPEEQDALLSIPAGLDVRVAQTAARVLNGEREPLAAAQKLSAWLQREYKYTLELGGDVADPVADFLFQRKEGHCEHFATALTLMLRTQGMRARLATGFFGGERVTGGYVIRAGDAHAWTHVFVPGQGFVTVDATPPSHRASQSSRLLEQLVSLYEAVESQWRNAVLEYNFRDQMDAVRTVFPRKRHAAKNEEASSRTPPPRAWGAALLAAAAAYVLWRTLSRYLSRERPLEATRFADAVETMLASARVTRADGETLEALDARLGKERHPLAPALAPLTRRYLEARFGGRPMRQGEAQQLLSTLRNAVAKEAQRVASEGKRPPQARAS; translated from the coding sequence ATGAGGAAGGGCACGCGGCTGCGGCTGGTGCTGCGGGACCTGGGCTCCGGGTTCGCCTTCGGGTCCATGGCGGTGTCCGGCCAGCTCCCCGTCTGGTCCCTGGCCCTCTATGGCCTGGCGTTGGTGCTCGCGCTGATGAACACGCGCCCGTTCGCCAACCGGGTGAAGCTCACCGCGCTGCTCTTGCTGGCCGTCGCCGTGACGTTGGGCACCAACGTGCTCGCGGGCTCGCTCAACCTAGTGGTGGCCGCCTGTGCCTTCGCCGGCCTCATCTCCGCGCAGCGGTTGCTGTCGACACCGGACTCGGCCACCGACGGGCAGGTCCACCTGTCCGGCCTGTTGATGGTGGCGGGCGGCGCGGCGCTCTCCGGTGAGCTCATCTACGGCCTCTTCCTCATCGTCTTCGGTGTGATGGCCAGCATCGCGCTGGCGCTGGGCGTGGTGGAGGCGGCCGTCCCGGAAGGCGAACCGGTGCCGGTGCGCTCGGTGATGGGCCCCCTGGCCAAGGGCGTGACGTTCGCCGTGCTGGGCGCGGTGGCCTTCTTCGTCCTCTTCCCCCGCCTCAACTGGAACATGATTGGCCCCACGGCCTCGCCCGGGCTGGGCGTGGCCACCGCGGGCTTCTCCAACAGCGTTCGGCTGGGCGGCTCGGGCACCATCAAGGACAACCCCCGCATCGTCCTGCGAGCCACCCTGACTCCCGACCCGGAGCGGGACTCGCTCAACGCGTACTGGGTGGGCCGCACCTACGACGTCTTCGACGGCCAGGAGTGGTCCAACGCGCGCCAGACGCCCGGCCCCTTCGAGTTCATGACGACGCTGCGCCCAGGCCGGGACAACCTCATCCACCAGCGGATGGAGCTGATGCCCGCCTATGGGGCCCGCACCCTGGTGGCCCTGGAGACGCCGTCCCGGCTGGGCAACGCGTTCATCAACACCCAGCGCGGCTCGCGGCGCACCCACATCTCCGAGCAGGGCGGCGGCGAGGTGCGATTCCGGGACAGCGGCATCTCCTACACCTACGAGGCGTACAGCCTTCCTCCCGGGAGCACGGGCGATGAGGTCCGCGACCTGCCCCCCGAGGAGCAGGACGCGTTGCTGTCGATTCCCGCCGGGCTGGATGTCCGCGTGGCCCAGACGGCCGCGCGCGTCTTGAACGGTGAGCGCGAGCCCCTGGCCGCCGCGCAGAAGCTGTCCGCGTGGCTGCAACGTGAATACAAATACACGTTGGAGCTGGGCGGTGACGTGGCGGATCCGGTGGCGGACTTCCTCTTCCAGCGCAAGGAGGGCCACTGCGAGCACTTCGCCACCGCGCTCACGCTGATGCTGCGCACCCAGGGGATGCGCGCGCGCCTGGCCACCGGCTTCTTCGGCGGAGAGCGCGTGACGGGCGGCTATGTGATTCGCGCCGGGGATGCACACGCCTGGACGCACGTCTTCGTCCCGGGACAGGGCTTCGTCACCGTGGACGCGACGCCCCCTTCGCACCGCGCGAGCCAGTCCTCGCGGCTCCTGGAACAACTCGTCAGCCTCTATGAGGCGGTGGAGTCGCAATGGCGCAACGCCGTCCTCGAATACAACTTCCGCGACCAGATGGACGCCGTGCGCACGGTGTTCCCCAGGAAGCGGCACGCGGCCAAGAATGAGGAAGCCTCCAGTCGCACGCCTCCTCCCCGAGCCTGGGGCGCCGCGCTGCTGGCCGCCGCCGCCGCGTATGTGCTCTGGCGGACGCTGTCACGGTACCTGTCGCGCGAGCGTCCGCTGGAGGCCACGCGCTTCGCGGATGCCGTGGAGACGATGCTCGCCTCCGCCCGTGTCACGCGCGCTGACGGCGAGACGCTGGAGGCGCTGGACGCCCGCCTGGGGAAGGAGCGGCATCCGCTCGCTCCGGCGCTCGCGCCCCTCACCCGCCGCTACCTGGAGGCCCGCTTCGGCGGCCGCCCCATGCGACAAGGCGAGGCGCAGCAGCTCCTGTCGACATTGAGAAACGCCGTCGCCAAAGAGGCGCAACGCGTCGCCAGTGAGGGCAAGCGTCCGCCCCAGGCACGCGCTTCCTGA
- a CDS encoding OPT family oligopeptide transporter has translation MAHGSPPISEDRVPIAQTQTLVAHTPYVPPDKSPAEMTMRALVLGSLLGIVFAASSVYLAIKVGLTVSASIPVAVLSIAIFRALGNASILENTIVQTTGSAGESLAFGVAAALPALLLLGYDISLTHAFLTAALGGVLGVLMMIPLRQGLIVQEHGKLPYPEGTASADVLIVGEQGGTNARTVIAGFVVGGVYKLAYSGMKLFREVLSTPLKGLKSATLSTEVSPELLGVGYIIGPRVAAITFAGGVLSYLILIPAISFFGGGLETPLLMHNGLLIRDMSPDQIRNAYVLYIGAGAVATGGLISLIRSLPTIVGAFKRSLETLKASRGQGAAPQLLRTEQDLPITVVLGGSAALVLAIWLAPPLEVNFISAVLIVIFGFFFVTVSARITGEIGSSSNPISGMVVATLLITCLVYLLAGWTSSQDRFMALTTAAIVGIAASNGGTTAQDLKTAFLVGGTPKRQQVALFVGVLTSAMFIGLVLVTLNRGATVTIPEPHPGVAVTQMSDETRVQHTFPWTVSAETLASRGLDEAALRKAVWAQGYELNAQGGALELRSWRDVSPQELGAVTLNLPTGAPAKIADLGAVAAGSKRTYKEGYVRGADTPVPAGKYLVDEAGAIQYVVDPGIGGRISVYEGQQLTRYAAPKAQLFSLIIDGILTQKLPWDLVLLGVFIALMLELCGVSSLPFAVGVYLPISSSAPLFVGGVVRYIVDRVRGAESDFSPGTLLSSGFIAGGSIAGVLIAFLEIATDGAGTRALNLPALLGNQGGLGAFLNAVGESEHAHPLWSNLWGLMFFAGLTAFLLRSALKGQSAAMSPPPQKDA, from the coding sequence TTGGCCCACGGTTCGCCGCCGATCTCCGAGGATCGCGTCCCGATCGCGCAGACTCAGACGCTGGTCGCCCATACCCCCTACGTCCCTCCCGACAAATCTCCGGCGGAGATGACGATGCGGGCGTTGGTGCTCGGCTCGCTGCTGGGCATCGTCTTCGCCGCCTCCTCCGTGTACCTGGCCATCAAGGTCGGCCTCACGGTCTCCGCGTCGATTCCGGTGGCGGTGCTCTCCATCGCCATCTTCCGGGCCCTGGGCAACGCCAGCATCCTGGAGAACACCATCGTCCAGACGACGGGTTCGGCCGGTGAGTCGCTCGCCTTCGGCGTGGCGGCCGCCCTGCCCGCCTTGCTCCTGCTGGGCTACGACATCAGCCTCACCCATGCCTTCCTCACGGCGGCGCTGGGCGGTGTGCTCGGCGTGCTGATGATGATTCCGCTGCGCCAGGGCCTCATCGTCCAGGAGCACGGGAAGCTCCCCTACCCCGAAGGCACCGCCAGCGCGGACGTGCTCATCGTCGGCGAGCAGGGCGGCACCAACGCGCGCACCGTCATCGCCGGCTTCGTGGTGGGCGGCGTCTACAAGCTCGCCTACTCCGGCATGAAGCTGTTCCGCGAGGTGCTGAGCACGCCGCTCAAGGGCCTCAAGAGCGCCACCCTCTCCACCGAGGTGAGCCCGGAGCTGCTGGGCGTGGGCTACATCATCGGCCCCCGCGTGGCGGCCATCACCTTCGCCGGCGGCGTGCTGAGCTACCTCATCCTCATCCCCGCCATCTCCTTCTTCGGCGGTGGGCTGGAGACGCCGCTGCTGATGCACAACGGCCTGCTCATCCGGGACATGTCGCCGGACCAGATTCGCAACGCGTACGTGCTCTACATCGGCGCGGGCGCGGTGGCGACGGGCGGCCTCATCAGCCTCATCCGCTCCCTGCCCACCATCGTCGGCGCGTTCAAGCGCAGCCTGGAGACGCTCAAGGCCTCGCGGGGTCAGGGCGCCGCGCCGCAGTTGCTGCGCACCGAGCAGGACCTGCCCATCACCGTGGTGCTGGGTGGCAGCGCGGCCCTGGTGCTGGCCATCTGGCTGGCGCCGCCGCTGGAGGTGAACTTCATCTCCGCCGTCCTCATCGTCATCTTCGGCTTCTTCTTCGTCACGGTGAGCGCGCGCATCACCGGTGAGATTGGCAGCTCCTCCAACCCCATCTCCGGCATGGTGGTGGCCACGCTGCTCATCACCTGCCTCGTCTACCTGCTCGCGGGCTGGACGTCGTCGCAGGACCGCTTCATGGCCCTCACCACGGCGGCCATCGTCGGCATCGCCGCGTCGAACGGCGGCACCACCGCGCAGGACCTCAAGACGGCCTTCCTGGTGGGCGGCACCCCCAAGCGCCAGCAGGTGGCGCTCTTCGTCGGCGTGCTCACCAGCGCGATGTTCATTGGCCTGGTGCTGGTGACGCTCAACCGCGGCGCCACCGTCACCATCCCGGAGCCCCACCCCGGCGTAGCGGTGACGCAGATGTCCGACGAGACGCGCGTCCAGCACACCTTCCCGTGGACCGTCTCCGCCGAGACGCTGGCGTCGCGCGGCCTGGACGAGGCGGCGCTGCGCAAGGCCGTGTGGGCGCAGGGCTACGAGCTGAACGCCCAGGGCGGCGCGCTGGAGCTGCGCAGTTGGCGGGACGTGTCGCCGCAGGAGCTGGGCGCGGTGACGCTCAACCTGCCCACGGGCGCGCCGGCGAAGATCGCGGACCTGGGCGCCGTCGCCGCGGGCTCGAAGCGGACCTACAAGGAAGGCTACGTGCGCGGCGCGGACACCCCGGTGCCCGCCGGCAAGTACCTGGTCGATGAGGCGGGCGCCATCCAGTACGTGGTGGACCCGGGCATCGGCGGCCGCATCAGCGTGTACGAAGGTCAGCAGCTCACGCGCTACGCGGCGCCCAAGGCCCAGCTCTTCTCGCTCATCATCGACGGCATCCTCACCCAGAAGCTGCCGTGGGACCTGGTGCTGCTGGGCGTGTTCATCGCGCTGATGCTGGAGCTGTGCGGGGTGTCGTCGCTGCCCTTCGCGGTGGGCGTCTACCTGCCCATCAGCAGCAGCGCGCCGCTCTTCGTGGGCGGCGTCGTGCGCTACATCGTGGACCGCGTGCGCGGCGCCGAGTCCGACTTCTCGCCCGGCACCCTGCTCTCGTCCGGCTTCATCGCCGGTGGCTCCATCGCGGGCGTGCTCATCGCGTTCCTCGAAATCGCCACCGACGGCGCCGGCACCCGCGCGCTCAACCTCCCCGCCCTGCTGGGCAACCAAGGGGGCCTGGGCGCCTTCCTGAACGCCGTGGGCGAGAGCGAGCACGCGCACCCGCTGTGGTCCAACCTCTGGGGCCTGATGTTCTTCGCCGGCCTCACGGCGTTCCTGCTGCGCTCCGCCCTCAAGGGTCAGAGCGCCGCCATGTCTCCGCCGCCGCAGAAGGACGCGTGA
- a CDS encoding HD-GYP domain-containing protein, with protein sequence MAENLKITQAQEENTNEFGREHNEKLQSLARSLVAGLYMLVRSVKMYDPENAVFQKPLHQLQDIINQIIGKEGRLELTGVKESFYLNGMLVKVDLNSIENQRYLLSEMRSKDVGGFTLTKPVTVPELKNFVWIFSKEQTAASEEDGLSNRKLLNMRVAKFSKIKEKLNKDLDNPGDQKVDRKKYAMTIYARAVFFLSKYLESVRAGKPINASKALRLVQDFVDISYEQRTHFLGMTTMRREDDYLVYHQVNVCLMSVVFGAELGLTKPQLRDLGYIALFHDAGMATLSEELSTKRGALTAEEKLVVQRAPLVSVRNILMEKGFSRSTLLRVVTTFEHKTDFGTAVRDSRGNIQMIIPKTNLGVYAKVIAICDAYDALTSKRPYRDAYGPEVALMLMWSEMRNKFDPELLSVFMRVMAIQPVKVLSKRQQSLSVSGL encoded by the coding sequence ATGGCCGAGAATCTGAAAATCACCCAGGCCCAGGAAGAGAACACCAACGAGTTCGGCCGCGAGCACAACGAGAAGCTCCAGAGCCTGGCGCGCTCGCTGGTGGCCGGCCTGTACATGCTGGTGCGCTCGGTGAAGATGTATGACCCGGAGAACGCGGTCTTCCAGAAGCCGCTGCACCAGCTCCAGGACATCATCAATCAAATCATCGGCAAGGAAGGCCGCCTGGAGCTCACGGGCGTCAAGGAGTCCTTCTACCTGAACGGCATGCTGGTGAAGGTGGACCTCAACTCCATCGAGAACCAGCGCTACCTGCTGTCGGAGATGCGCTCCAAGGACGTGGGCGGCTTCACGCTCACCAAGCCCGTCACCGTTCCGGAGCTGAAGAACTTCGTCTGGATCTTCAGCAAGGAGCAGACGGCCGCGTCCGAAGAGGACGGCCTGTCCAACCGCAAGCTGCTCAACATGCGGGTGGCCAAGTTCTCCAAGATCAAGGAGAAGCTGAACAAGGACCTGGACAACCCGGGCGACCAGAAGGTGGACCGCAAGAAGTACGCGATGACCATCTACGCTCGCGCGGTGTTCTTCCTCTCCAAGTACCTGGAGTCGGTGCGCGCCGGGAAGCCCATCAACGCCTCCAAGGCGCTGCGGCTGGTGCAGGACTTCGTCGACATCTCGTACGAGCAGCGCACGCACTTCCTGGGCATGACGACCATGCGGCGCGAGGACGACTACCTCGTGTACCACCAGGTCAACGTGTGCCTCATGAGCGTCGTCTTCGGCGCGGAGCTGGGCCTGACGAAGCCGCAGCTCCGCGACTTGGGCTACATCGCCCTCTTCCACGACGCCGGCATGGCCACGCTGTCGGAGGAGCTGTCGACGAAGCGCGGCGCGCTGACGGCCGAGGAGAAGCTGGTGGTGCAGCGCGCGCCACTCGTCTCCGTGCGCAACATCCTGATGGAGAAGGGCTTCAGCCGCTCCACGCTGCTGCGCGTGGTGACGACGTTCGAGCACAAGACGGACTTCGGCACCGCGGTGCGCGACTCACGCGGCAACATCCAGATGATCATCCCGAAGACGAACCTCGGGGTGTACGCGAAGGTCATCGCCATCTGCGACGCGTACGACGCGCTCACCTCGAAGCGGCCCTACCGCGACGCGTATGGGCCCGAGGTCGCCCTGATGCTCATGTGGTCGGAGATGCGGAACAAGTTCGACCCGGAGCTGCTGTCCGTCTTCATGCGGGTGATGGCCATCCAGCCCGTGAAGGTGCTGTCGAAGCGCCAGCAGTCGCTCAGCGTGTCCGGCCTGTAG
- a CDS encoding DUF58 domain-containing protein → MKSRRTGWWARVRSRLRPPRTLKVTRIGRTYLVVTFGVGLGALNTGNNLLYLLLGLLLSMVVVSGVLSERCLRYLSVRRVGADAAFAQEPFAFRWAITRHHGHAFALTLEEEKSPLSGVGSVGYLASGVDHVVRANLTAPRRGPVYLTGVRVTTTWPLGLFAKTRTFPLEATVLIYPRRTYACQDPGAPEQGPVGDAGNPRRNDGNGDVAGLRELMPGEDARRIHWRKSASAGKLLRVEREREERRTFVLTVASGLDAQALERRCEEVAALAHRLIEEGHEVGLDTPEERIRPSAGAAQERRLLRALAWLGHERPHGDEEAA, encoded by the coding sequence GTGAAGTCCCGGCGCACCGGCTGGTGGGCCCGGGTTCGCTCGCGGCTCCGCCCCCCGCGCACCCTCAAGGTGACGCGCATCGGACGCACCTACCTGGTGGTGACGTTCGGCGTGGGCCTGGGCGCCCTCAACACCGGCAACAACCTCCTCTATTTGTTGCTCGGCCTGCTGCTGAGCATGGTGGTGGTCTCGGGCGTCCTCTCCGAGCGCTGCCTGCGCTACCTGTCGGTGCGGCGCGTGGGCGCGGACGCCGCCTTCGCCCAGGAGCCCTTCGCTTTCCGCTGGGCCATCACCCGGCACCACGGGCATGCCTTCGCGCTCACGTTGGAGGAGGAGAAGTCTCCCCTCTCCGGCGTGGGGAGCGTGGGCTACCTCGCCTCGGGCGTGGACCACGTGGTGAGGGCCAACCTCACCGCGCCACGGCGGGGGCCGGTGTACCTCACGGGCGTGCGGGTCACCACCACGTGGCCCCTGGGGTTGTTCGCCAAGACGCGGACCTTCCCCCTGGAGGCGACGGTTCTCATCTATCCGCGGCGGACCTACGCCTGCCAGGACCCGGGCGCGCCGGAACAGGGCCCCGTGGGCGACGCGGGCAATCCCCGCCGCAATGACGGCAACGGCGACGTGGCGGGCCTGCGCGAGCTGATGCCGGGCGAGGACGCGCGCCGCATCCACTGGCGAAAGAGCGCCTCCGCCGGAAAGCTGCTGCGCGTGGAGCGGGAGCGCGAGGAGCGGCGCACCTTCGTCTTGACGGTGGCGTCTGGCCTGGACGCGCAGGCCTTGGAGCGCCGCTGCGAGGAAGTGGCGGCCCTGGCCCACCGGCTCATCGAAGAGGGGCACGAAGTGGGACTCGACACGCCCGAGGAGCGCATCCGTCCCTCCGCGGGCGCCGCGCAGGAGCGCCGGCTGCTGCGGGCACTCGCCTGGCTGGGCCATGAGCGCCCGCACGGTGACGAGGAGGCGGCATGA
- a CDS encoding RNA polymerase factor sigma-32, protein MQASTEQSSNSGSLAMYLSEINHYSLLKVEEEQELARRFLKGDLAAGHRMVTANLRFVVKVAYEYRSYGIKMSDLIQEGNIGLMKAVQKFDPDKGIRLISYAVWWIRAYIQNYILKSWSLVKLGTTQAQRKLFFSLARTRRELEKFGSGEAAVNVDDIARRLHVKPGEVREMEQRMGGRDLSLDAPMGEDGGNSHVDFVVSGAASQDDEFADKEEAGLINARVRTALMRLDPRERFIIEQRVMNERPMTLKELGEHFGFSRERARQLEIRAKDKLKSELAALMAEVDPEAAAVSQ, encoded by the coding sequence ATGCAGGCTTCCACCGAGCAGTCGTCCAACTCCGGCTCCCTGGCGATGTACCTCTCGGAGATCAACCACTACTCCCTCCTGAAGGTGGAGGAGGAGCAGGAGCTGGCGCGCCGCTTCCTCAAGGGCGACCTAGCGGCCGGCCACCGCATGGTGACCGCCAACCTGCGCTTCGTGGTGAAGGTCGCCTACGAGTACCGCTCCTACGGCATCAAGATGTCGGACCTCATCCAGGAGGGGAACATCGGCCTGATGAAGGCCGTGCAGAAGTTCGACCCGGACAAGGGTATCCGTCTCATCTCGTACGCGGTGTGGTGGATTCGCGCGTACATCCAGAACTACATCCTCAAGAGCTGGTCGCTGGTGAAGCTGGGGACCACCCAAGCGCAGCGGAAGCTGTTCTTCAGCCTGGCCCGCACGCGCCGTGAGCTGGAGAAGTTTGGCAGCGGCGAGGCGGCGGTGAACGTGGATGACATCGCCCGCCGGCTGCACGTGAAGCCGGGCGAGGTCCGGGAGATGGAGCAGCGCATGGGCGGCCGTGACTTGTCGCTCGACGCGCCCATGGGTGAGGACGGCGGCAACAGCCACGTGGACTTCGTGGTGAGCGGCGCCGCGTCCCAGGACGACGAGTTCGCGGACAAGGAGGAGGCGGGGCTCATCAACGCCCGCGTCCGCACCGCGCTGATGCGGTTGGATCCGCGCGAGCGCTTCATCATCGAGCAGCGCGTCATGAACGAGCGCCCCATGACGCTCAAGGAGCTGGGCGAGCACTTCGGCTTCTCGCGTGAGCGCGCGCGCCAGTTGGAGATTCGCGCCAAGGACAAGCTCAAGTCCGAGCTGGCCGCCCTGATGGCCGAGGTGGACCCCGAGGCGGCCGCCGTCTCGCAGTAA
- a CDS encoding HEAT repeat domain-containing protein — protein MAHPPKASQESTAEPQLSPEAKEKVELAKNFAFHLLKGIKQIGMYRHNESRFPEFLGKALESVSQYTEKFGPVSMKVEQQNFMLLGEPLFSEDTPLPYKFFRDGIRQLIFRPGLTVEELVTFTLIALSEPERGAEDVLAQLWRASMEHVEYVVVEGFSMENASEEEVQVEVDKVVGYLYSRLQTNSDDYLRFARVSAEDLDAKLDGVEQIRGLVVGGRHASDDLKAKLQREVMEEENARLFPKLVSAVFQVVEGGVDDASLLEEIFVQLLDMLLIQDDFGTINQIVLKLRALSQRDGSSDLEQMLENFLHKMGEEQRLMRVGESLKTTRPKNPADVSRYLQVLGRDSILPLLTVLESIEVADNRTLLCDALAGFARELPEPFVARLMSDRPQTVRDMVYILEKSNHPDRVKMFGQVLKSPNLVVKLEVINIIGRGRTGDARRIIVDALADPISQIRMLAAKLLPEFDRDKGYVDLMRLVREQGFEKKTPDERAAVYSAIGSTGTPGALSMMQQMLATKPSLLNKKRVLEDKLMAIHGLGGACSIQGYKMLQAVVEDKSQPLEVLTSARKAMYQTKKALFGDSALSEEA, from the coding sequence ATGGCCCACCCCCCTAAAGCCAGCCAGGAATCCACCGCGGAGCCCCAGCTTTCGCCCGAGGCGAAAGAGAAGGTCGAGCTGGCGAAGAACTTCGCCTTCCACCTGCTCAAGGGCATCAAGCAAATCGGGATGTATCGTCACAACGAGTCGCGCTTCCCGGAGTTCCTGGGGAAGGCGCTCGAGTCGGTCTCCCAATACACCGAGAAGTTCGGCCCCGTCTCCATGAAGGTGGAGCAGCAGAACTTCATGCTGCTCGGCGAGCCGTTGTTCTCCGAGGACACGCCGCTCCCCTACAAGTTCTTCCGCGACGGCATCCGGCAGCTCATCTTCCGGCCGGGCCTCACGGTGGAGGAGCTGGTGACCTTCACGCTCATCGCGCTGTCCGAGCCGGAGCGCGGCGCGGAGGACGTGCTGGCGCAGCTCTGGCGCGCGAGCATGGAGCACGTCGAGTACGTGGTGGTGGAAGGCTTCTCCATGGAGAACGCCTCCGAGGAAGAGGTGCAGGTCGAGGTGGACAAGGTGGTGGGCTACCTCTACTCGCGCCTACAGACGAACTCGGATGACTACCTGCGCTTCGCGCGCGTGTCCGCAGAGGACCTGGACGCCAAGCTGGACGGCGTGGAGCAGATTCGCGGCCTCGTCGTGGGCGGCCGGCATGCCTCGGACGACCTGAAGGCGAAGCTCCAGCGCGAGGTCATGGAGGAGGAGAACGCGCGGCTCTTCCCCAAGCTGGTGAGCGCCGTGTTCCAGGTGGTGGAAGGCGGCGTGGATGACGCGTCGCTGCTCGAGGAGATCTTCGTGCAGCTCCTGGACATGCTCCTCATCCAGGACGACTTCGGCACCATCAACCAGATTGTCCTCAAGCTGCGCGCGCTGTCCCAGCGCGACGGCAGCAGCGACCTGGAGCAGATGCTGGAGAACTTCCTCCACAAGATGGGCGAGGAGCAGCGCCTGATGCGCGTGGGCGAGTCGCTGAAGACGACCCGGCCCAAGAATCCCGCCGATGTGTCGCGCTATCTCCAGGTGTTGGGCCGCGACTCCATCCTTCCCCTGCTGACGGTACTGGAGAGCATCGAGGTCGCGGACAACCGCACGCTGCTGTGCGACGCGCTCGCGGGTTTCGCGCGCGAGCTGCCCGAGCCCTTCGTCGCGCGGCTGATGTCAGACCGGCCGCAGACAGTGCGCGACATGGTCTACATCCTGGAGAAGAGCAACCACCCGGACCGGGTGAAGATGTTCGGCCAGGTGCTGAAGAGCCCCAACCTGGTGGTGAAGCTGGAGGTCATCAACATCATCGGCCGGGGTCGCACCGGCGACGCGCGGCGCATCATCGTGGACGCGCTCGCGGACCCCATCTCCCAGATTCGCATGCTGGCGGCGAAGCTGCTGCCCGAGTTCGACCGGGACAAGGGCTACGTCGACCTGATGCGGCTGGTGCGCGAGCAGGGCTTCGAGAAGAAGACGCCCGATGAGCGCGCGGCGGTGTACTCGGCCATCGGCTCCACGGGCACCCCGGGTGCCTTGTCGATGATGCAGCAGATGCTGGCGACGAAGCCCTCGCTGCTCAACAAGAAGCGGGTGTTGGAGGACAAGCTGATGGCCATCCACGGCCTGGGCGGCGCGTGCTCCATCCAGGGTTACAAGATGTTGCAGGCGGTGGTGGAGGACAAGTCACAGCCCCTGGAGGTCCTCACCTCGGCGCGCAAGGCGATGTACCAGACGAAGAAGGCGCTCTTCGGAGACTCGGCGCTGTCCGAGGAGGCATAG